The Corynebacterium jeddahense genome has a window encoding:
- a CDS encoding nucleoside hydrolase has translation MRKVILDCDPGHDDAVAILLAAGNPDIELLGLTTVGGNHTIDHVTRNAQQVLTVAGLSGVPIYRGASRPLLNDVVTATDIHGDTGMEIHGFTLPEPAVPVEEEHAVRWIVDTLMREEPGTVTLVPTGPLTNIALAARLEPRIVERVREVVLMGGAVGAGNVTASAEFNTFVDPEAAAIVFGENWPVVMVGLDLTHQALATPAVEARFASLGTACGDFVVGLFDAFRRNYKDAQGFENPPVHDPCAVAYVIDPTVVETVRVPVSVELAGTLTRGRTVADFRAAPGADCHTAVATRLDVDRFWDLVVDAVRALG, from the coding sequence GTGCGTAAGGTCATACTCGACTGCGACCCCGGCCACGACGACGCCGTCGCCATCCTCCTCGCCGCCGGCAACCCGGACATCGAGCTGCTTGGCCTCACCACCGTCGGCGGCAACCACACCATCGACCACGTCACGCGCAACGCGCAGCAGGTGCTCACGGTCGCGGGCCTCAGCGGGGTGCCCATCTACCGCGGCGCCTCGAGGCCTTTGCTTAACGACGTCGTCACCGCCACCGACATCCACGGCGACACCGGCATGGAAATCCACGGCTTCACGCTTCCCGAGCCCGCCGTCCCGGTCGAGGAGGAGCACGCCGTGAGGTGGATCGTCGATACGCTAATGCGCGAGGAACCCGGCACCGTCACGCTCGTGCCCACCGGCCCGCTGACGAATATCGCGCTTGCCGCGCGCCTCGAGCCGCGCATCGTGGAGCGGGTGCGCGAGGTCGTGCTCATGGGCGGCGCGGTCGGGGCGGGCAACGTCACGGCGTCGGCGGAGTTCAACACGTTTGTGGACCCCGAGGCCGCCGCGATCGTGTTCGGCGAGAACTGGCCCGTGGTCATGGTGGGGCTTGACCTCACGCACCAGGCGCTGGCCACGCCCGCGGTCGAGGCGCGGTTCGCATCCCTCGGCACCGCGTGCGGCGACTTCGTCGTCGGGCTGTTCGACGCCTTCCGCCGCAACTACAAGGACGCCCAGGGCTTTGAGAACCCGCCGGTCCACGACCCCTGCGCCGTCGCCTACGTCATCGACCCGACCGTGGTCGAGACCGTGCGCGTGCCCGTGTCCGTCGAGCTCGCCGGCACCCTCACCCGCGGCCGCACCGTGGCGGATTTCCGCGCGGCGCCGGGCGCGGACTGCCACACCGCCGTGGCCACTCGCCTCGACGTCGACCGGTTCTGGGACCTCGTCGTCGACGCCGTCCGCGCGCTGGGGTAG
- a CDS encoding MFS transporter, producing the protein MTTNTTPQPAAGQKLPTNQVVPLMTALLVAVFAFQLNASMLAPALATMETELNATTSQIGMTQTAFFTAAALFALFMPRWGDLIGRRKVLVGMMVVTVIGSVVAALATNVTMLFIGRVIQGVSGPTVALTSVMLRQAVREEKQFAFLVGILTSVNGGIAGVDALLGGWLTSAFGFRSLFWVIGAAALIAVFAVRYGVPETKSSELQPMDWKGVVTLVVAVGTILTALNEAGALAAANWFMVIILLVIGAVALVVFWRAEKASTHPLMSTDLLSQRRTWALLLTTTLTMTGVFAVMNGLVPNLAQDDVAGPGLSAGVVSWWTLTPYALAGLIMGPVSGWLAGRVGYKIILQIGIAGAALSVFLGLVVVDHPTRGMLLLMSVLAGITYAGMGNIMLGSLGVVLAPKHNQGYLPGLNGGAFNLGAGLSFTVVFAVFSALDGSYRAGMIAGAVLLACAFAASFLIPKPETVPDTLAAEDLAARA; encoded by the coding sequence ATGACAACGAACACCACCCCGCAGCCAGCGGCGGGGCAGAAGCTGCCGACCAACCAGGTCGTGCCCCTGATGACGGCGCTGCTGGTCGCCGTCTTCGCGTTCCAGCTCAACGCCTCGATGCTCGCCCCGGCGCTGGCCACGATGGAGACCGAGCTCAACGCCACGACCTCCCAGATCGGCATGACGCAGACCGCATTCTTCACCGCCGCGGCACTGTTCGCGCTGTTCATGCCGCGCTGGGGTGACCTCATCGGGCGGCGCAAGGTGCTCGTGGGGATGATGGTGGTCACCGTGATCGGCTCGGTCGTCGCCGCGCTGGCCACGAACGTGACCATGCTGTTCATCGGCCGCGTCATCCAGGGCGTGTCCGGCCCGACCGTGGCGCTGACGTCGGTGATGCTGCGCCAGGCGGTGCGCGAGGAGAAGCAGTTTGCGTTCCTCGTCGGCATCCTCACCTCGGTCAACGGCGGCATCGCGGGTGTCGACGCCCTCCTCGGCGGCTGGCTCACCTCCGCGTTCGGCTTCCGCTCCCTGTTCTGGGTCATCGGCGCCGCCGCGCTTATCGCCGTATTCGCCGTGCGCTACGGCGTGCCGGAGACGAAGTCGAGTGAGCTCCAGCCGATGGACTGGAAGGGCGTGGTCACGCTCGTCGTGGCCGTGGGTACGATCCTCACCGCGCTCAACGAGGCCGGCGCGCTCGCCGCCGCGAACTGGTTCATGGTCATCATCCTGCTGGTCATCGGCGCCGTCGCGCTCGTGGTGTTCTGGCGCGCGGAGAAGGCCAGCACCCACCCGCTCATGTCCACCGACCTGCTCTCGCAGCGTCGCACGTGGGCGCTGCTCCTCACCACCACGCTCACCATGACCGGCGTCTTCGCCGTCATGAACGGCCTCGTGCCCAACCTCGCGCAGGACGACGTCGCCGGCCCCGGCCTCTCCGCCGGCGTCGTGTCCTGGTGGACGCTCACCCCGTACGCGCTCGCCGGCCTCATCATGGGCCCGGTCTCCGGCTGGCTCGCCGGGCGCGTGGGCTACAAGATCATCCTCCAGATCGGCATCGCCGGCGCCGCGCTGTCGGTCTTCCTCGGCCTCGTGGTCGTGGACCACCCGACGCGCGGCATGCTCCTGCTCATGTCCGTCCTCGCCGGCATCACCTACGCCGGCATGGGCAACATCATGCTCGGCTCCCTCGGCGTCGTGCTCGCACCGAAGCACAACCAGGGCTACCTGCCCGGCCTCAACGGCGGCGCGTTCAACCTCGGCGCGGGCCTGTCGTTCACGGTCGTCTTCGCGGTCTTCTCCGCGCTCGACGGCAGCTACCGCGCGGGCATGATCGCCGGCGCGGTGCTCCTGGCCTGCGCGTTCGCCGCGTCCTTCCTCATCCCGAAGCCGGAGACGGTGCCGGACACCCTCGCCGCGGAGGACCTGGCCGCCCGTGCGTAA
- a CDS encoding serine hydrolase domain-containing protein has product MNLEQYFGDWPVDNVAAALVGTREAALGDDTRVFELASVTKLLSAYAVLIAVEEGAFSLDDASGPPSSTIRHLLAHASGVGFDTREPQKAPGERRIYSSAGYEILADHVEESTGIAFADYAREGVFEPLGMGDTEIYGSAGHGGRSSIRDLRAFAAELLEPTLLDPSTLGEAFTNQFGDLRGVVPGYGMQKPCPWGLGFEIKGDKSPHWTGDGMPASTVGHFGMAGTYLWVAGGQACVVLTDREFGDWAKPLWQETNTALWEALA; this is encoded by the coding sequence ATGAACCTCGAGCAGTACTTCGGCGACTGGCCGGTGGACAACGTCGCGGCGGCGCTCGTCGGCACCCGCGAGGCCGCACTCGGCGACGACACGCGCGTCTTCGAACTCGCCAGCGTGACCAAGCTCCTCTCCGCATACGCTGTGCTCATTGCGGTGGAGGAGGGGGCATTCTCGCTTGACGACGCCTCCGGTCCCCCCTCATCAACCATCCGCCACCTGCTCGCGCACGCCTCCGGCGTCGGCTTCGACACCCGCGAGCCCCAGAAGGCGCCGGGGGAGCGCCGGATCTACTCCTCGGCCGGCTACGAAATCCTCGCCGACCACGTCGAGGAGTCCACCGGCATCGCGTTTGCCGACTACGCCCGCGAAGGGGTCTTCGAGCCGCTCGGCATGGGGGACACGGAGATATATGGGTCGGCGGGGCATGGCGGGAGGTCGTCGATACGCGATCTGCGCGCGTTCGCCGCCGAACTCCTCGAGCCCACACTCCTCGACCCCTCCACGCTCGGCGAGGCGTTCACGAACCAGTTCGGCGACCTGCGCGGCGTCGTGCCTGGCTACGGCATGCAGAAGCCCTGCCCGTGGGGCCTCGGCTTCGAGATCAAGGGCGACAAATCCCCGCACTGGACCGGCGACGGCATGCCCGCGAGCACGGTCGGGCACTTCGGCATGGCGGGCACGTACCTGTGGGTCGCGGGCGGCCAGGCGTGCGTCGTGCTCACCGATCGCGAGTTCGGCGACTGGGCGAAGCCGCTCTGGCAGGAGACGAACACCGCGCTGTGGGAGGCGCTGGCGTAA
- a CDS encoding DUF4230 domain-containing protein, producing MSTEVQIAPREPRRRSGCAGVAAAAVAVIAILALVAGLMRPALFGMGEEKVQSTTIGASLSDIAELAVEEYAFSDVGKFDQAGLEVLGVHVPFTGRNFLITYDGRVTAGIKDASRIDASVDDASHQITVKLPAVEVLESHIDADSVQVYDQSMNPINQLRVQDVAGFIADRENAARDKAVAQGLLDRARSRAEELATKHVQALIDGTAEADYQVRVESAR from the coding sequence GTGAGCACCGAAGTCCAGATCGCGCCCCGCGAGCCGCGTCGCCGCTCCGGCTGCGCGGGCGTCGCAGCCGCTGCCGTCGCCGTCATCGCCATCCTCGCGCTCGTCGCGGGCCTCATGCGCCCCGCCCTGTTCGGCATGGGGGAGGAGAAGGTCCAGTCGACGACCATTGGGGCGTCGCTAAGCGATATCGCGGAACTCGCCGTCGAGGAATACGCGTTCTCGGACGTGGGCAAGTTCGACCAGGCCGGCCTCGAGGTGCTCGGCGTGCACGTGCCGTTCACGGGCCGCAACTTCCTGATCACCTACGACGGGCGCGTCACCGCGGGCATCAAGGACGCATCGCGTATCGACGCCTCCGTGGACGACGCCTCCCACCAAATCACCGTAAAACTCCCCGCGGTGGAGGTGCTGGAGTCCCACATCGACGCCGACAGTGTGCAGGTCTACGACCAGTCCATGAACCCCATCAACCAGCTGCGAGTGCAGGACGTCGCGGGCTTCATCGCGGACCGGGAGAACGCCGCGCGCGACAAGGCCGTCGCCCAGGGGCTTCTCGACCGCGCGCGCTCGCGGGCGGAGGAGCTAGCGACCAAGCACGTTCAGGCGCTCATCGACGGCACCGCGGAGGCCGATTACCAGGTGCGCGTCGAGTCCGCGCGGTAG
- a CDS encoding AbgT family transporter has product MTGFLGWIEKVGNKLPDPFWLFVILAGVVAVSSWLANKAGLSAVDPSNGEEIHVENLLTGENLSRMVTDAVQNFIAFPPLGVVLATMLGVAVAEQSGLLSAMVRAMVSKVSPKMLTFMVALAGVTGSVASDAIFIILIPLGAMAFHAMGRSPVVGAMVAFAASSAGFDASLILNITDLLLAGISTSAAQLVDADYVVSPLANIFFVIPSAIVLSLIITAVTEFYIDKKAADLVDHDEIDEDELQFDEDNQPDDAHTREDDEDLSLTPLEAKGLKWAGIAILVFLAIYFALIFVPGSPFHNADEGFMESPLIQAIAVPISLAFFVTGLVYGLIVSTIKDPADIPSFMAKGLESLLPILVLFFVVAQFLAWFQWSNLGPWTAIKGAELLQTWNLPNVVLFAAFVLMVTLINLFITSGSAQWALMAPVVVPMMMYVNVSPEVTQMLYRIGDSPSNIITPMSPYFALALTFLQKYYKKAGVGTLISLALPYSLCMLVGWFIFFMVWYFLGIPLGPGAPMGYEV; this is encoded by the coding sequence ATGACCGGCTTCCTCGGCTGGATTGAAAAGGTGGGCAACAAGCTGCCCGACCCGTTCTGGCTCTTCGTCATCCTCGCCGGCGTGGTCGCCGTCAGCTCCTGGCTGGCCAACAAGGCGGGGCTGTCCGCCGTGGACCCCTCGAACGGCGAGGAGATCCACGTCGAAAACCTGCTCACCGGCGAGAACCTCTCGCGCATGGTCACGGACGCGGTGCAGAACTTCATCGCGTTCCCGCCGCTCGGCGTCGTCCTGGCCACCATGCTCGGCGTCGCCGTGGCCGAGCAATCCGGGCTGCTGTCCGCGATGGTGCGCGCGATGGTGTCCAAGGTGAGCCCGAAGATGCTCACCTTCATGGTGGCGCTCGCGGGCGTGACGGGCTCGGTGGCCTCAGACGCCATCTTCATCATCCTCATCCCGCTTGGCGCGATGGCCTTCCACGCCATGGGCCGCTCCCCGGTCGTCGGCGCGATGGTGGCGTTCGCGGCGTCGTCGGCCGGCTTCGATGCCTCCCTCATCCTCAACATCACCGACCTCCTGCTCGCCGGCATCTCCACCTCCGCGGCGCAGCTCGTGGACGCGGACTACGTCGTCTCCCCGCTGGCGAACATCTTCTTCGTCATCCCGTCCGCGATCGTGCTCTCCCTGATCATCACCGCGGTGACCGAGTTCTACATAGACAAGAAGGCCGCCGACCTCGTGGACCACGACGAAATCGACGAGGACGAGCTCCAGTTCGACGAGGACAATCAGCCCGACGACGCCCACACCCGCGAGGACGACGAGGACCTCTCGCTCACCCCGCTCGAGGCCAAGGGCCTGAAATGGGCCGGCATTGCCATCCTCGTCTTCCTGGCCATCTACTTCGCGCTCATCTTCGTACCGGGCTCCCCGTTCCACAACGCGGACGAGGGCTTCATGGAGTCCCCGCTCATCCAGGCCATCGCGGTGCCGATCTCGCTCGCGTTCTTTGTGACGGGCCTGGTCTACGGCCTCATCGTGAGCACGATCAAGGACCCGGCGGACATCCCCTCCTTCATGGCCAAGGGCCTCGAGTCGCTCCTGCCCATCCTCGTGCTGTTCTTCGTGGTCGCGCAGTTCCTCGCGTGGTTCCAGTGGTCCAACCTCGGCCCCTGGACCGCCATCAAAGGCGCCGAGCTGCTGCAGACCTGGAATCTGCCCAACGTGGTCCTCTTCGCCGCGTTCGTGCTCATGGTGACGCTGATCAACCTCTTCATCACCTCCGGCTCCGCGCAGTGGGCGCTCATGGCCCCCGTCGTCGTGCCGATGATGATGTACGTCAACGTCTCCCCCGAAGTCACCCAGATGCTCTACCGCATCGGCGACTCCCCCTCGAACATCATCACCCCGATGTCGCCCTACTTCGCCCTCGCGCTCACCTTCCTGCAGAAGTACTACAAGAAGGCCGGCGTGGGCACCCTCATCTCGCTCGCCCTGCCCTACTCGCTGTGCATGCTCGTGGGCTGGTTCATCTTCTTCATGGTCTGGTACTTCCTGGGTATCCCCCTCGGCCCCGGCGCGCCGATGGGCTACGAGGTGTAG
- a CDS encoding ISL3 family transposase yields the protein MQPSSNIVADTICRTAELGLAITNAAHNDTLTVIDCEALDPINSCPSCGQPGVLRDHVCRELVDLPVVGFPTRLRVRLPRFRCVNRLCSQKIFRAGLACADDRSKVTHRVVRWILQRLAIDRMSIAATAKALGISWQLTCDLALSMARELVADPDHLAGVRIIGVDEHKWAHDRRAAGGGFVTVIVDMTRHHTGQPARLLDVIPGRSANVLTCWINQQPKAFRDEVEVVTMDGFQGYATAADEALPHATRVMDPFHVVRLAGDKVTACRQRLQRETYGRRGRTNDPLYKNRRTMLTRTGLLNGEQQHRLDVLFNYDDDYAVLQETWLVYQEIIDCYEDPNKRRAKTKMRRLINRLRGLRQAGLQELTQLGRSLHKRRTDILAFFDIGASNGPVEAINGRLEHLRGIALGFRNINHYILRCLIHSGGLQPKINAL from the coding sequence ATGCAGCCTAGTTCCAACATTGTCGCCGATACCATTTGCCGCACCGCGGAGCTTGGGTTGGCGATTACGAATGCCGCCCACAACGACACGCTCACCGTCATCGACTGTGAAGCGCTCGACCCGATCAACTCCTGCCCATCGTGTGGACAGCCAGGTGTGCTGCGTGACCACGTCTGCCGGGAGTTGGTGGATCTTCCTGTTGTCGGGTTTCCCACCCGGTTACGGGTGCGTCTGCCGCGCTTTCGGTGTGTGAACCGCCTCTGTTCGCAGAAGATCTTCCGGGCTGGCCTGGCATGTGCTGACGATCGCTCGAAGGTCACGCATCGGGTGGTGCGCTGGATCTTGCAGCGTTTAGCGATTGACCGGATGAGTATCGCCGCCACCGCCAAAGCACTCGGGATCAGCTGGCAGCTGACATGCGATCTCGCATTGTCCATGGCCAGGGAACTCGTCGCCGACCCCGACCACTTGGCCGGGGTGCGCATTATCGGGGTTGATGAGCACAAATGGGCCCACGATCGACGTGCGGCCGGCGGCGGGTTCGTCACCGTGATCGTGGATATGACCCGCCACCACACAGGCCAACCAGCGAGGTTGCTCGATGTCATTCCGGGAAGAAGCGCGAACGTGCTCACATGCTGGATCAACCAACAGCCGAAAGCATTTCGCGACGAGGTGGAAGTGGTCACCATGGATGGGTTCCAGGGCTACGCCACCGCAGCTGACGAGGCGCTTCCTCACGCAACCCGGGTGATGGACCCGTTTCACGTGGTGCGTCTTGCCGGCGACAAAGTCACCGCGTGCCGTCAGAGGCTGCAGCGTGAAACCTACGGCAGGCGCGGCAGGACCAACGACCCGTTATATAAAAACCGTCGCACCATGCTCACCCGCACCGGTCTGCTTAATGGCGAGCAGCAGCACCGCTTGGATGTGTTGTTCAACTACGACGATGACTACGCGGTGCTGCAAGAGACATGGCTGGTGTACCAGGAGATCATCGACTGCTACGAAGACCCCAACAAGCGCCGTGCGAAAACGAAGATGCGCAGGCTGATCAACCGGCTCCGCGGGCTTCGTCAGGCCGGGCTTCAAGAGCTGACCCAACTCGGGCGAAGCCTGCACAAACGCCGCACCGACATCCTCGCGTTCTTCGATATCGGCGCCTCCAACGGGCCGGTCGAAGCCATCAACGGCCGTCTCGAACACCTCCGCGGCATCGCGCTAGGGTTCCGCAACATCAACCACTACATCTTGCGTTGCCTGATTCACTCCGGCGGCCTCCAACCCAAGATCAACGCACTCTAA
- a CDS encoding ImmA/IrrE family metallo-endopeptidase produces MNELGVKLRDERVRQGWGSGEFAASAKLDAKTFRDIEEGIHYPYAVELDAILSVLRRPLSWVDGAELPLVMSRYAQVGTQNPSLIEYTLETVVRDIHNLMDREIVSGVARPRFDMPRTHNEAAHLANLIRRRAGIGLREPLMQLSQLCERLGLWEFAVEVDGSPGQTPGLMMEVTGPGENNSLGIAVIDSSKFSFHQRFVLAHELCHWLIGDDYEGGPVSPDELDTDKDRDEPLEIEEACSSFAAHLLLPDQALSGFKTTKHKLGEVEAALKIAKTYGMGWRSTIGLLKSAGQLSAEDAERLLAKKSADEEIIRTRVVLEPNRVSSELLRQLHDAVDAGTLSPLEAQSYGYGVQFADADR; encoded by the coding sequence GTGAATGAGCTCGGCGTGAAACTGCGCGATGAACGGGTCCGTCAAGGCTGGGGTTCGGGCGAGTTCGCGGCGAGCGCCAAGCTCGATGCGAAAACCTTCAGAGACATCGAGGAAGGCATCCACTATCCCTACGCGGTAGAGCTAGACGCGATCCTTTCGGTTCTGCGCCGACCCCTCTCGTGGGTTGACGGAGCGGAGTTACCGTTGGTGATGAGCCGCTACGCTCAGGTGGGAACACAGAACCCTTCCTTGATTGAATACACGCTAGAGACTGTGGTCCGGGATATTCACAATCTCATGGACCGCGAGATCGTCTCCGGAGTTGCTCGCCCGCGTTTTGATATGCCGCGTACGCACAACGAAGCCGCTCATTTGGCCAATCTCATCCGAAGGCGAGCTGGCATCGGGCTTCGCGAACCATTAATGCAACTCTCACAACTGTGCGAACGCCTGGGCCTTTGGGAATTCGCAGTTGAAGTAGACGGTTCGCCAGGTCAAACCCCCGGTTTGATGATGGAGGTGACCGGCCCCGGGGAGAATAACTCTCTCGGGATCGCTGTTATCGATTCTTCGAAGTTCTCTTTCCACCAACGTTTTGTCTTGGCTCACGAGCTATGCCACTGGCTCATCGGCGACGATTATGAGGGCGGCCCGGTAAGTCCTGATGAGCTGGACACCGATAAGGACCGGGATGAACCGCTCGAGATCGAGGAGGCGTGCAGCTCGTTTGCAGCTCACCTCCTTCTGCCGGACCAGGCGTTGTCTGGTTTCAAAACAACGAAGCACAAACTAGGCGAGGTCGAGGCGGCGCTCAAGATCGCAAAGACCTACGGCATGGGATGGCGTTCCACGATTGGACTTCTTAAAAGCGCAGGACAACTTTCCGCCGAAGATGCGGAACGATTATTAGCGAAGAAATCCGCAGATGAGGAGATAATCCGGACAAGAGTTGTCCTTGAACCGAACCGAGTCTCAAGCGAGCTCCTGCGACAGCTCCATGACGCCGTGGACGCTGGCACGTTAAGCCCTCTGGAAGCCCAGTCCTACGGTTACGGGGTGCAGTTTGCTGACGCTGATCGTTGA
- a CDS encoding XRE family transcriptional regulator, translating into MRRGLTKTELAADLDVTPSTLSRWEEEGPPPKRTDSLLDRLSSSLNFPADYFVASELEVPALDSTLFRAGSRATQKQKSAAVASGANARPLVEWLRHNYNFPLPHVPDLSGLSPADAASHVRTIWQLGDRPFPNSIHLAESVGVAVMGLPPAASAVDAFSMWEGEQPYIFLARRRTPEGTRFDLAHELGHLLLHSRANSSDATSREPEADEFASNLLIPPNIVHAHLRVHPSLDDIFQLKRILKVSAMAMLRATYENGKLSEREYKNYLTALSIRGFRKEEPGSQLQYERSRVFDYVLSSEGGASISGIAAVTKLPEQDLHALMLGSQPHAVGGSTTSAITAPARPALRVVR; encoded by the coding sequence ATGCGCCGAGGGCTCACGAAAACAGAGCTAGCAGCTGATCTGGATGTCACCCCGTCTACATTGTCCCGCTGGGAGGAGGAGGGTCCACCGCCGAAGCGAACGGATTCTCTACTTGATCGGCTTTCATCGTCGCTTAATTTTCCGGCCGACTACTTTGTAGCCTCGGAACTTGAGGTGCCCGCGTTGGACTCCACTCTATTTCGTGCCGGTAGTCGCGCCACCCAGAAGCAGAAGAGCGCGGCGGTTGCATCCGGTGCCAATGCTCGACCTCTGGTTGAGTGGCTGCGACACAATTACAACTTTCCGTTACCCCATGTTCCGGACCTTTCAGGGCTTTCCCCTGCGGATGCAGCCAGCCACGTTCGCACTATTTGGCAACTAGGTGACAGACCGTTCCCGAATTCGATCCATCTTGCAGAGTCTGTCGGCGTCGCGGTCATGGGCCTACCTCCAGCCGCATCGGCTGTGGACGCCTTCTCAATGTGGGAAGGTGAGCAACCGTACATATTCTTGGCACGACGTCGCACTCCGGAAGGCACGCGGTTCGATCTCGCGCACGAACTCGGGCATCTTCTACTCCACAGCAGGGCAAACTCCTCCGACGCGACCAGCCGAGAGCCTGAGGCGGACGAGTTCGCCTCGAACCTTCTCATCCCGCCCAATATCGTGCACGCGCACCTACGCGTTCATCCGAGTTTGGATGATATTTTCCAGCTTAAACGCATTTTGAAAGTATCCGCAATGGCGATGCTTAGAGCAACATACGAGAATGGAAAGCTTAGCGAACGCGAATATAAAAACTACCTCACGGCGTTATCCATCCGCGGTTTCAGAAAAGAAGAACCCGGTAGCCAGCTTCAATACGAGCGCTCCCGAGTCTTCGACTACGTCTTGTCCTCAGAGGGAGGCGCAAGCATTTCAGGCATCGCAGCTGTGACAAAATTGCCGGAGCAGGATCTCCATGCCTTGATGCTGGGCTCGCAACCCCACGCAGTCGGGGGTTCAACCACCAGCGCGATAACTGCTCCTGCCCGCCCCGCACTGCGCGTAGTGCGTTAA